The following are from one region of the Mesorhizobium sp. B2-8-5 genome:
- a CDS encoding FkbM family methyltransferase, which translates to MINLAINKPATQSSTSEWSFSPHPEQDARGGNDGKISGEMGFHTKTETDPWWQVDLGSEFLIRQVVIYNRQHQAQRLRHFSLLGSIDEEHWTIFYRKIDSGVFGDSDGRPYIANISGDHIARFVRVRLDGYECLHFSECQIFGDPLDQATRARLTDEERENNRIPIGRDGYFMSVGGFDIFVDTENYSETIIDALRRNYYEGRERQLTADLVHPSDRVIEVGTAIGLVAMTAALIVRAENVLTFDANPKILDDARQNFRRNGLSKIKSRNGVLKNRQKILGAGETVEFYIDKSFWASRLDATSTEPSIVDKVRIPVYCLEDEIRDHSANVLICDIEGGEVELLGAADLSGIRLIIMETHYAVSGETATDAMMRKLIVEGFSLHLGHSAHQFVVLRR; encoded by the coding sequence GTGATAAACCTCGCGATCAACAAACCTGCAACTCAAAGTTCGACCTCAGAATGGTCATTCAGCCCGCACCCGGAGCAGGACGCTCGGGGAGGAAACGACGGCAAGATTTCTGGCGAAATGGGATTTCATACCAAAACGGAAACGGATCCCTGGTGGCAGGTCGACCTTGGCAGCGAGTTTCTAATTCGGCAAGTTGTTATATATAATCGGCAGCATCAAGCGCAAAGGCTAAGGCACTTTAGCCTTCTTGGATCAATTGACGAAGAGCATTGGACGATCTTCTATAGAAAAATTGATAGCGGAGTCTTTGGCGATTCAGACGGACGGCCTTACATTGCGAATATTTCTGGAGATCATATTGCTCGGTTCGTGAGGGTTAGGCTTGACGGCTATGAATGCTTGCACTTCAGTGAATGTCAGATATTTGGTGATCCTCTCGATCAAGCTACACGCGCTCGACTAACCGACGAAGAACGCGAAAATAATCGTATCCCAATTGGGCGGGATGGCTATTTCATGAGCGTTGGCGGCTTTGACATATTCGTGGACACTGAAAATTACTCAGAGACAATCATCGATGCACTTCGCAGAAATTACTACGAGGGGCGTGAGCGGCAGTTGACTGCCGATCTGGTTCATCCGTCAGACCGTGTTATCGAAGTGGGAACCGCGATAGGGCTGGTGGCGATGACAGCCGCATTGATCGTGCGCGCTGAAAACGTTCTGACATTCGACGCGAACCCTAAAATTCTTGATGATGCTCGGCAAAACTTCAGGCGAAACGGCCTTTCCAAGATCAAGTCGCGCAACGGGGTTCTGAAAAATCGACAGAAGATCCTCGGCGCGGGCGAAACCGTCGAGTTCTATATCGACAAATCTTTTTGGGCTTCCAGGCTCGATGCGACATCGACGGAACCGAGTATCGTCGACAAGGTTCGAATTCCTGTCTACTGTCTTGAAGACGAGATACGTGACCATTCCGCAAATGTCCTCATTTGCGACATAGAAGGTGGAGAGGTCGAGTTGCTGGGGGCGGCCGATCTGTCCGGTATTCGACTGATCATCATGGAGACGCACTATGCGGTCTCCGGCGAGACAGCCACGGATGCGATGATGCGAAAGCTTATCGTTGAAGGGTTTTCCCTTCATCTTGGCCATTCCGCGCATCAATTTGTGGTCCTGCGCCGGTAA
- a CDS encoding S-(hydroxymethyl)glutathione dehydrogenase/class III alcohol dehydrogenase has protein sequence MKTRAAVAVAAGKPLEIMEVDLEGPRDGEVLVEIKATGICHTDEFTLSGADPEGLFPAILGHEGAGIVVDVGKGVTSVKKGDHVIPLYTPECRQCPSCLSRKTNLCTAIRATQGQGLMPDGTSRFSMGKDKLFHYMGCSTFSNFTVLPEIAVAKVNPDAPFDKICYIGCGVTTGIGAVINTAKVEQGATAVVFGLGGIGLNVIQGLRLAGADMIIGVDLNNDKKAWGEKFGMTHFVNPKEIDGDVVPYLVNLTKRGADQIGGADYTFDCTGNTKVMRQALEASHRGWGKSVVIGVAGAGQEISTRPFQLVTGRSWMGTAFGGARGRTDVPKIVDWYMEKKIQIDPMITHTLKLEDINKGFDLMHEGKSIRSVVVY, from the coding sequence ATGAAGACGCGTGCCGCCGTCGCTGTCGCCGCCGGAAAGCCGCTTGAGATCATGGAGGTGGACCTCGAAGGGCCGCGCGATGGCGAGGTGCTGGTCGAGATCAAGGCGACCGGCATCTGCCATACCGATGAGTTCACGCTGTCAGGCGCCGATCCGGAAGGCCTTTTTCCGGCGATCCTCGGCCATGAGGGCGCCGGCATCGTCGTCGATGTCGGCAAGGGCGTCACCTCGGTCAAGAAGGGCGACCATGTCATCCCGCTCTATACGCCCGAATGCCGGCAGTGCCCGTCGTGCCTGTCGCGCAAGACCAATCTGTGCACCGCCATCCGCGCCACGCAAGGGCAGGGCTTGATGCCCGACGGCACCTCGCGCTTTTCGATGGGCAAGGACAAGCTGTTTCATTATATGGGCTGCTCGACCTTTTCCAACTTCACCGTGCTGCCCGAGATCGCGGTCGCCAAGGTCAATCCCGACGCCCCCTTCGACAAGATCTGCTACATCGGCTGCGGCGTGACGACCGGCATCGGCGCCGTCATCAACACCGCCAAGGTCGAGCAAGGCGCGACGGCGGTCGTCTTCGGCCTCGGCGGCATCGGCTTGAACGTCATCCAGGGGCTTCGCCTTGCCGGCGCCGACATGATCATCGGCGTCGATCTGAACAACGACAAGAAGGCCTGGGGCGAGAAGTTCGGCATGACGCATTTCGTCAATCCGAAGGAGATCGACGGCGACGTCGTGCCTTACCTGGTCAACCTGACCAAGCGCGGCGCCGACCAGATCGGCGGCGCCGACTACACCTTCGACTGCACCGGCAACACCAAGGTGATGCGCCAGGCGCTGGAGGCCTCGCATCGCGGCTGGGGCAAGTCGGTCGTCATCGGCGTTGCCGGCGCCGGCCAGGAGATCTCGACCAGGCCGTTCCAGCTGGTCACCGGGCGCAGCTGGATGGGCACCGCCTTCGGCGGCGCGCGCGGCCGCACCGACGTGCCAAAAATCGTCGACTGGTACATGGAAAAGAAGATCCAGATCGATCCGATGATCACCCATACGCTGAAGCTGGAGGACATCAACAAGGGCTTCGACCTCATGCATGAGGGCAAGTCGATCCGCAGCGTCGTGGTTTATTGA
- a CDS encoding glutathione S-transferase family protein, giving the protein MITLYDYELSGNCYKLRLLMSFLGMTHKTVPVDFYPGREHKSEWFLKLNPLGQLPVIDDDGLILRDAQAILVYLASKYDPSGTWYPRDNPALVGEISQWLAFADGITGTASAARLHDALFYDFDVDAARAGAHRLFRILDEHLWFGEQEGRQWICSAAHPTIADIACFPYIMLSEEGGIPRQDYPAIRRWCDRVKRIKGFIVMSGVFPAGPARAAA; this is encoded by the coding sequence ATGATCACGCTTTACGACTACGAGCTGTCGGGCAATTGCTATAAATTGCGGCTCTTGATGAGCTTCCTCGGCATGACCCATAAGACGGTGCCCGTCGACTTCTACCCCGGGCGCGAGCACAAGTCGGAATGGTTCCTGAAGCTCAACCCGCTCGGACAACTGCCGGTCATCGACGATGATGGCCTGATCCTGCGCGATGCTCAGGCGATCCTGGTGTATCTGGCGTCGAAATACGATCCGTCCGGCACGTGGTACCCGAGGGACAATCCGGCGTTGGTCGGCGAGATCAGCCAATGGCTGGCCTTTGCCGACGGCATCACCGGGACTGCATCGGCCGCGCGCCTCCACGATGCGCTGTTTTACGATTTCGACGTCGATGCCGCGCGCGCCGGCGCGCACCGGCTGTTCCGCATCCTCGACGAACATCTCTGGTTCGGCGAGCAGGAAGGCCGCCAGTGGATCTGCTCGGCCGCGCATCCGACGATCGCCGACATCGCCTGCTTCCCCTACATCATGCTGTCGGAAGAGGGCGGTATTCCGCGTCAGGATTATCCGGCGATCCGCCGCTGGTGCGATCGCGTGAAGCGCATCAAGGGTTTTATCGTCATGTCGGGCGTGTTCCCGGCCGGGCCAGCCAGGGCCGCGGCGTAA
- a CDS encoding Rieske 2Fe-2S domain-containing protein, translating to MLEEARSRWHPIAAAHDLPFRHVFHGQLLGREFAVWRADDGYVNIWENRCLHRGVRLSIGINDGRELKCQYHGWRYSNRTAGCTYIPAHPADAPARTITNRTYPAVERYGLIWSSEEALGEVPNVAGLAEGKLLALRGIPVNAPAGKIAQALKAYRFQPSGAIDGDGAETTVEASQDFAVALRSRDGGTETLGVFFVQPVDSNRSVIRGVLDRDAEGAARVAVLRHHNERLSKLRDEVERDVANTPAPAPIEPVYERVSAELAEMPELTAHGRKAALRVTVGRKWQAADDIAGFELRPIKGILPTFQPGAHIDVHMPNGEIRQYSITNGPGETDSFTIGVKLERDSKGGSKCMHETVREGDILAISEPRNNFPLRRDAIKTIFVAGGIGITPLLAMAQALKNQELTHELHYFAQGEEHLAFADRLKLLGESLRPHLGLSPDATGAELRRVLTGYRNGMHLYICGPGPMLEAARRIAAEQGWPDSAVHFEYFKNTNKIDNSSSFEVALARSCVTLQVPAGKTILQVMRESGIDVPSSCEQGACGTCVATVIEGEPDHQDVYLNDAERKAGTKIMTCVSRAKSARLVLDI from the coding sequence ATGTTGGAAGAAGCCCGAAGCCGGTGGCATCCGATCGCCGCTGCCCATGACCTGCCGTTCCGCCATGTGTTCCACGGCCAGTTGCTCGGTCGCGAGTTCGCGGTCTGGCGGGCCGATGACGGCTATGTCAACATCTGGGAGAACCGTTGCCTGCATCGCGGCGTCAGGCTGTCGATCGGCATCAATGACGGTCGCGAGCTGAAGTGCCAGTATCATGGCTGGCGCTATTCCAACCGTACCGCCGGCTGCACCTACATCCCTGCGCATCCGGCCGACGCGCCGGCCCGCACCATCACCAACCGTACCTATCCGGCGGTCGAACGCTACGGGCTGATCTGGTCGTCGGAAGAGGCGCTGGGCGAGGTGCCGAATGTCGCGGGCCTCGCCGAGGGCAAGCTGCTCGCGTTGCGTGGCATTCCGGTCAATGCGCCGGCCGGCAAGATCGCGCAAGCGCTGAAGGCCTATCGCTTCCAGCCCAGTGGAGCCATCGATGGCGATGGCGCCGAAACCACCGTCGAGGCCAGCCAGGATTTTGCCGTGGCGCTTCGTTCGCGCGACGGCGGCACTGAGACGCTCGGCGTCTTCTTCGTCCAGCCAGTCGATTCCAACCGTTCCGTCATTCGCGGCGTTCTCGACCGGGACGCTGAAGGGGCCGCGCGCGTCGCCGTGCTGCGGCATCACAATGAACGGCTTTCAAAACTGCGCGACGAGGTCGAGCGCGACGTGGCGAATACACCCGCGCCGGCGCCGATCGAGCCGGTCTATGAACGCGTGTCGGCCGAGCTCGCCGAGATGCCGGAGTTGACCGCGCATGGCCGCAAGGCAGCGCTGCGGGTCACGGTGGGCCGGAAGTGGCAGGCGGCCGACGATATTGCCGGTTTCGAGCTGCGGCCGATCAAGGGCATCCTGCCGACCTTCCAGCCGGGCGCGCATATCGACGTCCATATGCCCAATGGCGAGATCCGCCAGTATTCGATCACCAATGGACCCGGCGAGACCGACAGTTTCACCATCGGCGTCAAGCTGGAGCGCGACTCGAAGGGCGGCTCGAAATGCATGCACGAGACGGTGCGTGAAGGCGATATCCTGGCGATCTCCGAGCCGCGCAACAATTTCCCGCTGCGCCGCGATGCCATCAAGACGATCTTTGTCGCCGGCGGCATCGGCATCACACCGCTGCTCGCCATGGCGCAGGCGCTCAAGAACCAGGAGCTGACGCATGAGCTGCACTATTTCGCGCAAGGCGAGGAGCACCTCGCTTTCGCCGATCGCCTGAAGCTGCTCGGCGAGTCACTGAGGCCGCATCTTGGCCTGTCGCCGGATGCGACCGGCGCCGAGCTTCGCCGCGTGCTCACAGGCTATCGGAACGGCATGCACCTCTACATCTGCGGTCCCGGGCCGATGCTAGAGGCGGCGCGCCGAATCGCGGCCGAACAGGGCTGGCCCGACAGCGCCGTGCATTTCGAGTATTTCAAGAACACCAACAAGATCGACAACAGTTCGAGCTTCGAAGTGGCGCTCGCACGCTCCTGCGTCACGCTGCAGGTGCCAGCCGGCAAGACGATCCTGCAGGTCATGCGCGAGAGCGGCATCGACGTGCCCTCCTCTTGCGAGCAGGGCGCCTGCGGCACCTGCGTGGCGACGGTGATCGAAGGCGAGCCCGACCATCAGGACGTCTATTTGAACGACGCCGAGCGCAAAGCCGGAACGAAGATCATGACCTGCGTCTCGCGTGCCAAGTCGGCCCGCCTCGTGCTCGACATCTAG
- a CDS encoding aromatic ring-hydroxylating oxygenase subunit alpha — MTKCTDPVVLNLWHPIGAIAEAVPGSVQQTVLLEERLSFSVDVSGEPVVWRSRPDLRRADHVAAPDRLPAKSAYGYVWTSLGEPSADLFPIPEYAEPDRRRLNAATFGVNVSAPRAIENFLDMGHFPYVHTDILGAEPHTEVKEYDVEISVDRDEILATRCRFFQPMASTASDGGADVDYVYRVPHPYCSVLYKSSPVDESRRDVIAIFLQPVDQEHVRAHMLLCVLDENSEDKVIKRFQQTIFGQDKPILENQVPKRLPLDPRAETPIRADKSAIAYRRWLSQKGVTYGVIPAAA, encoded by the coding sequence ATGACGAAATGCACGGACCCTGTGGTGCTCAATCTCTGGCATCCGATTGGTGCGATCGCCGAGGCTGTCCCCGGCTCCGTCCAGCAGACGGTACTGCTCGAGGAGCGCCTCAGCTTTTCGGTCGACGTGAGTGGTGAGCCGGTGGTCTGGCGCTCGCGGCCAGACCTGCGCCGGGCCGACCACGTAGCGGCGCCCGATAGGCTGCCGGCGAAAAGCGCCTATGGCTATGTCTGGACCTCGCTGGGTGAGCCTTCGGCCGACCTCTTCCCGATTCCCGAATATGCCGAGCCCGACCGGCGCCGGCTCAACGCCGCGACCTTCGGCGTCAACGTCTCGGCGCCGCGCGCCATCGAGAACTTTCTCGACATGGGCCATTTTCCATATGTCCACACCGATATCCTCGGCGCCGAACCGCATACCGAAGTCAAGGAATACGATGTCGAGATTTCGGTCGACCGCGACGAGATTCTGGCGACCCGCTGCCGCTTCTTCCAGCCGATGGCCTCGACCGCCTCGGACGGCGGCGCCGATGTCGACTATGTCTACCGCGTGCCGCATCCCTATTGCTCGGTGCTCTATAAATCGAGCCCGGTCGACGAGAGCCGGCGCGATGTGATCGCCATCTTCCTGCAGCCAGTCGACCAGGAGCATGTACGTGCCCACATGCTGCTTTGCGTGCTGGACGAGAACAGCGAAGACAAGGTGATCAAGCGCTTCCAGCAGACGATCTTCGGCCAGGACAAGCCGATCCTGGAAAACCAGGTGCCGAAGCGTCTGCCGCTCGATCCGCGCGCCGAAACCCCGATCCGCGCCGACAAGTCGGCGATCGCCTACCGGCGCTGGCTCAGCCAGAAGGGTGTGACCTACGGTGTCATCCCGGCTGCAGCCTGA
- a CDS encoding aromatic ring-hydroxylating oxygenase subunit alpha: MATHCVDRELLNDWHIVADQESLSADMLFPTRLLGVDLVVRKRVNKAEVVRADNGAVVNSAERYGFIWACLDKPWREIVYIPEANEADRHLVSGGSIAVKVSGLRAVENFLDMGHFPFVHTGWLGEEPHTEVAPYNVEITAQDEVLATECKFYQPVASPTAKEGFVVDYIYKVIRPYTVALYKSNPIQKHRLDVITLFVQPVDEENCIAHPYLCYLKEGMEAAAVRSFMQLIFAQDKPILENQVPRRLPLDPRAETPIRADAVSVSYRRWLRDRSVTYGAIPARA, from the coding sequence ATGGCTACCCACTGCGTCGACCGGGAGCTTCTGAACGACTGGCATATCGTTGCCGACCAGGAATCGCTCTCCGCGGATATGCTATTTCCGACAAGGCTGCTCGGCGTCGACCTGGTCGTCCGTAAGCGCGTGAACAAGGCCGAAGTCGTCCGTGCCGATAATGGCGCCGTCGTCAACTCAGCCGAACGTTACGGCTTCATCTGGGCATGCCTCGACAAGCCCTGGCGCGAGATCGTCTACATTCCCGAGGCCAATGAAGCGGATCGTCACCTCGTCAGTGGTGGATCGATCGCGGTCAAGGTGTCCGGCCTGCGTGCCGTCGAGAACTTCCTCGACATGGGCCACTTCCCTTTCGTTCACACCGGCTGGCTGGGCGAGGAGCCGCACACCGAAGTGGCGCCTTACAATGTCGAGATCACCGCGCAGGACGAGGTTCTGGCGACCGAGTGCAAATTCTATCAGCCCGTTGCTTCGCCCACCGCCAAGGAAGGTTTCGTCGTCGATTACATCTACAAGGTAATCCGGCCCTATACGGTGGCGCTCTACAAGAGCAACCCGATCCAGAAGCACCGGCTCGACGTCATCACGCTCTTCGTGCAGCCGGTGGACGAAGAGAACTGCATCGCGCATCCATATCTTTGCTATCTCAAGGAAGGCATGGAGGCGGCGGCCGTGCGTAGCTTCATGCAATTGATTTTCGCGCAGGACAAGCCGATCCTCGAGAACCAGGTTCCCAGGCGCCTGCCGCTCGATCCGCGCGCCGAGACACCGATCCGCGCCGATGCGGTCTCGGTCTCCTACCGGCGGTGGCTGCGCGATCGCTCCGTCACTTACGGCGCCATACCGGCGCGAGCCTGA
- a CDS encoding GntR family transcriptional regulator: MSSRSQTIADVLTRAIIDHRLVPGCKLGERELSEIFDVSRIVVRQALIRLADDGLAQIERNRGAFVAKPSMQEAMEIYDALTLVEQGVAAQLSDRLGPAGWAELRQHVERQRQAVAAGNDALADVLGQEFHSVFVRLSRNKVMQEIHAQLVRRTTLLRSLITADFDYCNLLDDHSRVVDLLEKGRLKQAMDLIDTHHRAVVRGYIMDREVYAEMTPAEALAPYLDGKADSATAPVASRRPAKTSGNGDGTAHVHVHLPKQDPAPKSRASTKKANRGLQS, translated from the coding sequence TTGAGCAGCCGTTCCCAGACGATAGCGGATGTCCTGACGCGCGCCATCATCGACCATCGGCTGGTACCCGGCTGCAAGCTCGGCGAGCGCGAGCTTTCCGAGATTTTCGACGTCAGCCGCATCGTCGTGCGCCAGGCCCTGATCCGGCTCGCCGACGATGGGCTCGCCCAGATCGAGCGCAATCGCGGCGCCTTCGTCGCCAAGCCGAGCATGCAGGAAGCGATGGAGATCTACGACGCGCTGACGCTCGTCGAACAAGGCGTCGCCGCCCAGCTCAGCGACCGTCTTGGTCCTGCCGGATGGGCTGAGCTGCGTCAGCATGTCGAACGCCAGCGCCAGGCTGTCGCCGCCGGCAACGATGCCTTGGCCGACGTGCTCGGCCAGGAATTCCATTCGGTCTTCGTGCGGTTGAGCCGCAACAAGGTGATGCAGGAAATCCATGCCCAGCTCGTGCGCCGCACGACGCTGCTACGCTCCTTGATCACGGCCGACTTCGATTATTGCAATCTGCTCGACGACCACTCACGCGTCGTCGACCTTCTCGAAAAGGGCCGGCTGAAACAGGCCATGGACCTGATCGACACACACCACCGCGCGGTGGTGCGCGGCTACATCATGGATCGCGAAGTGTACGCGGAAATGACGCCCGCCGAGGCGCTGGCGCCCTATCTCGACGGCAAGGCGGACAGCGCGACGGCGCCGGTCGCGTCGAGAAGGCCGGCCAAGACATCCGGCAATGGCGACGGCACGGCGCACGTGCATGTCCATCTCCCCAAGCAAGATCCGGCACCGAAAAGCCGGGCGTCAACCAAAAAAGCCAACAGAGGGTTACAATCATGA
- a CDS encoding BMP family ABC transporter substrate-binding protein — protein sequence MNELTRRGFLKYSGALGAALGTGGLSAIARADDVLKIGVVYVSPIAEIGWTKQHSLGVEAIKSEFGDKAKLTVIDNIFMPQDAERVFRELASAGNQLIFGTSFSHGTPMQKVAPRFPKIAFEHCSGIVHLANLGTFEAKYYEGTFVAGAAGGYMSKSGKIGFIGGFPIPDIVGPANALLLGAQSVNPNATCNAIFLNSWFDPGKEKEAAKTLLSQGCDVICSMTDTATGVQVAGEGGAWSIGYASDMSKFASGKQLTSFVLDWTSDYVGAAKAVAAGSWKPEVRWDGLAAGVVKMAPYNEGIPADSKAKLKQLEADIGSGKVHPYGGELKDQDGAVKVAAGSVLDDDSIRGMNWFVKGMIGKLS from the coding sequence ATGAACGAGCTGACCAGACGTGGATTCCTGAAATACAGTGGCGCGCTGGGTGCGGCACTTGGCACCGGAGGACTGAGCGCCATCGCCAGGGCCGATGACGTGCTCAAGATCGGCGTCGTCTATGTCTCGCCGATCGCCGAGATCGGCTGGACCAAGCAGCACAGCCTCGGCGTCGAGGCGATCAAGTCCGAATTCGGCGACAAGGCGAAACTCACCGTCATCGACAATATCTTCATGCCGCAGGATGCGGAGCGCGTCTTCCGCGAGCTTGCCAGCGCCGGCAATCAGTTGATCTTCGGCACCAGTTTCTCGCATGGCACGCCGATGCAGAAGGTGGCACCGCGCTTCCCCAAGATCGCTTTCGAGCATTGCTCGGGCATCGTCCATCTCGCCAATCTCGGCACCTTCGAAGCCAAGTATTATGAAGGCACCTTCGTCGCCGGCGCGGCGGGCGGCTACATGTCGAAGTCGGGCAAGATCGGCTTCATCGGCGGTTTCCCGATCCCCGACATCGTCGGCCCGGCCAACGCGCTGTTGCTCGGCGCCCAGAGCGTCAACCCGAACGCCACCTGCAACGCCATCTTCCTCAATTCCTGGTTCGATCCGGGCAAGGAAAAGGAAGCCGCCAAGACACTGCTTTCCCAGGGCTGCGACGTCATCTGCTCGATGACCGACACGGCGACCGGCGTGCAGGTCGCCGGCGAAGGCGGCGCGTGGTCGATCGGCTACGCCAGCGACATGTCGAAATTCGCTTCCGGCAAGCAGCTCACCTCCTTCGTGCTCGACTGGACCAGCGACTATGTCGGCGCCGCCAAGGCTGTGGCGGCGGGCAGTTGGAAACCGGAAGTGCGCTGGGACGGACTGGCTGCGGGCGTGGTCAAGATGGCGCCCTACAATGAAGGCATACCGGCCGACAGCAAGGCCAAGCTGAAGCAGCTCGAAGCCGATATCGGCAGCGGCAAGGTGCATCCTTATGGCGGCGAGCTGAAGGATCAGGACGGCGCCGTCAAGGTCGCGGCCGGATCGGTGCTCGACGACGACAGCATCCGCGGCATGAACTGGTTCGTCAAGGGAATGATCGGCAAATTGAGCTGA
- a CDS encoding ABC transporter ATP-binding protein, with protein sequence MHPRLELRNISKRYPGVVANDDVSLSIQPGEIHAVLGENGAGKSTLMKIIYGAAQADSGDIYCDGKLIAAHNPATSRALGIEMVYQHFALFESVSVVENIALSASSAFHLPSLAEKIRELSLRYGMPIDPYRQVHDLSVGERQRVEVVRCLLQAPKLLILDEPTSVLTPQAVVKLFDTLRQLSAEGCSIVYISHKLDEVQELCDTATVLRNGKVTGTARPKETTSLELARMMVGSRLPEMHVSPAIPSDRPVLEVRNLSADARDHFGVDLKDVSFNVHGGEIVGLAGVSGNGQAELIALLSGERRHGQGDAIKINGAPAATLRPDERRKLGLAFVPEERLGRGAVPSHTLWENAVLTAHRFGTVRKGLVDRRKAAAFAAGIIDRFKVKANGPGSTAQSLSGGNLQKFIVGREIALAPKLLLVSQPTWGVDVGASAFIRQTIVDLSRAGAAVFVVSEELDELFEICDRLLVICQGRVSPPLARTSTDREEIGLLMTGRTMGQDKTGSSSVAHQD encoded by the coding sequence ATGCATCCGCGACTAGAATTGCGCAACATCTCAAAGCGCTATCCCGGCGTCGTCGCCAATGACGACGTCTCGCTGTCGATTCAACCCGGCGAAATCCATGCGGTGCTCGGCGAAAACGGCGCCGGCAAATCGACGCTGATGAAGATAATCTACGGAGCGGCGCAAGCCGATTCCGGTGACATCTATTGCGACGGCAAGCTTATCGCGGCGCATAATCCGGCGACGTCGCGCGCGCTCGGCATCGAGATGGTCTATCAGCATTTCGCATTGTTCGAGTCGGTCTCGGTGGTCGAGAACATCGCGCTGTCGGCGAGCAGCGCCTTCCACTTGCCTTCGCTTGCCGAAAAGATCCGCGAGCTTTCTCTGCGCTACGGCATGCCCATCGACCCGTATCGCCAGGTGCATGACCTGTCGGTCGGCGAGCGGCAGCGCGTCGAGGTCGTGCGCTGCCTCTTACAGGCGCCAAAACTCCTGATCCTCGACGAGCCGACCTCGGTGCTGACGCCGCAGGCCGTGGTCAAGCTGTTCGACACGCTACGGCAGCTCTCGGCCGAAGGCTGTTCGATCGTCTATATCAGCCACAAGCTCGACGAGGTGCAGGAACTCTGCGACACCGCGACCGTGCTGCGCAACGGCAAGGTCACCGGCACCGCGCGGCCGAAGGAAACGACCTCGCTGGAGCTGGCCCGCATGATGGTGGGTTCCAGGCTGCCGGAAATGCATGTCAGCCCCGCCATTCCCAGCGACAGGCCGGTGCTCGAGGTCAGAAATCTTTCAGCCGACGCACGCGACCATTTCGGCGTCGACCTTAAGGATGTCTCCTTCAACGTGCATGGCGGCGAGATCGTCGGCCTGGCGGGAGTCTCCGGCAACGGCCAGGCCGAGTTGATCGCGCTGCTCAGCGGCGAGCGCCGGCATGGCCAAGGCGACGCGATCAAAATCAACGGAGCGCCGGCCGCCACCTTGCGGCCCGACGAGCGCCGCAAGCTCGGCCTCGCCTTCGTTCCCGAGGAACGGCTCGGGCGCGGCGCCGTGCCGTCGCATACGTTGTGGGAAAACGCCGTGCTGACCGCCCATCGCTTCGGCACGGTCCGCAAGGGTCTCGTCGACCGCCGCAAGGCCGCCGCCTTCGCCGCCGGCATCATCGACAGGTTCAAGGTCAAGGCCAACGGACCGGGCTCGACGGCGCAGAGCCTGTCCGGCGGCAATTTGCAGAAATTCATCGTCGGCCGCGAGATCGCGCTGGCGCCGAAATTGCTGCTCGTCTCGCAGCCGACCTGGGGGGTTGATGTCGGGGCAAGCGCCTTCATCCGCCAGACCATCGTCGACCTGAGCCGCGCCGGCGCCGCGGTGTTCGTCGTTTCGGAAGAACTCGACGAACTGTTCGAGATCTGCGACCGGCTGCTCGTCATCTGCCAGGGTCGCGTATCGCCGCCGCTGGCGCGCACCAGCACCGACCGCGAGGAGATCGGGCTGTTGATGACCGGCCGGACCATGGGCCAGGACAAGACAGGGAGCAGCAGCGTTGCGCATCAGGATTGA